From the genome of Gracilibacillus salitolerans, one region includes:
- a CDS encoding N-acetyldiaminopimelate deacetylase has product MNKDQLVAIRRSLHKIPELGFQEYKTQAYLLEIIKKMNRSNIEITKWKTGLFVFVKGENPKKTIGYRTDIDGLPITEETGFLFKSLHSGQMHACGHDLHMTIALGVLDEISANPINDNVLFIFQPAEEGPGGAEPMLSSDTFKQWNVDRIFALHIAPELPVGTVSSRDGILFANTSELFLDFTGKGGHAAYPHLTKDMIITASSFVTQLQQIISRKIDPLDSGVITIGKMTAGTVQNIIAETARLEGTIRTLQPETMTIIKNELENIIKGFEIAHDCTIEVDYGAMYYQVNNDKIYVDKFAEAVQKEGIQFIEANAAMTGEDFGYFLKEIPGFMFWLGVDSPYGLHHSKLNPNEDAIEIGIKAVTATMKEI; this is encoded by the coding sequence ATGAATAAGGATCAGTTAGTGGCAATTAGACGTTCTTTGCACAAGATACCTGAGCTTGGTTTTCAGGAATATAAAACACAAGCATACTTACTAGAAATAATTAAAAAAATGAATCGATCGAATATAGAAATTACAAAATGGAAAACTGGATTATTCGTTTTTGTAAAAGGTGAAAACCCGAAGAAAACGATTGGTTACCGTACTGACATAGATGGTTTGCCAATTACAGAAGAAACAGGATTCTTATTTAAGTCACTACATTCTGGTCAAATGCATGCATGTGGACATGATTTACATATGACAATTGCATTGGGAGTCCTCGATGAGATAAGTGCTAATCCAATTAATGATAATGTCTTGTTTATTTTCCAACCAGCAGAAGAGGGACCTGGTGGGGCGGAACCTATGCTTTCATCTGATACGTTTAAACAATGGAATGTAGACCGTATTTTTGCATTACATATAGCACCTGAACTACCAGTCGGAACGGTATCAAGTAGAGATGGGATCCTATTTGCTAATACAAGTGAATTATTTCTTGATTTTACTGGCAAAGGTGGACATGCTGCATACCCACATTTAACAAAAGATATGATCATTACAGCTAGTAGTTTTGTTACACAATTACAACAAATTATTTCAAGAAAAATAGATCCATTAGATAGTGGTGTGATCACTATTGGTAAAATGACTGCTGGTACTGTTCAAAATATTATTGCAGAAACTGCTCGTCTGGAAGGAACCATCCGTACGTTACAACCGGAAACAATGACGATTATAAAAAATGAGCTAGAAAATATCATTAAAGGTTTTGAAATTGCCCATGATTGTACGATTGAAGTAGATTATGGTGCGATGTATTATCAAGTGAACAATGATAAAATATATGTCGATAAATTTGCTGAAGCTGTTCAAAAGGAAGGAATTCAGTTTATAGAAGCAAATGCGGCGATGACTGGTGAAGATTTTGGATATTTCTTGAAGGAAATACCAGGTTTTATGTTTTGGTTAGGAGTAGATTCTCCGTACGGATTGCATCATAGTAAACTAAACCCGAACGAAGATGCAATAGAAATAGGTATCAAAGCCGTAACAGCAACGATGAAAGAGATTTAG
- a CDS encoding mechanosensitive ion channel family protein, with protein MFEDGLQIDWSYILENVIYYGIQILILIIALLIISPIAKKLISAALNKSSTRQNVSEARIQTLEKLLLNAFSYVLIFIFVVMFFGIIEQPIGPLLAGAGVVGLAIGFGAQGLVSDIVTGFFILLEKQIDVGDYVTAAGYDGIVEEVGLRTTKIRGFNGTLHYVPNREIAGVSNHSRGNMRALVDIGISYDDNIDQAMAVLKSVCEEFQTDSRFTEGPDVLGVQAFGSSEVVLRIIGKTENMEQWSAERDIRKRIKEAFDENNIEIPFPHQVYVQKNN; from the coding sequence ATGTTTGAAGATGGATTACAGATTGATTGGAGTTACATATTAGAGAATGTTATCTATTATGGTATCCAAATATTAATACTTATCATTGCATTACTTATTATTTCTCCAATCGCCAAGAAATTAATATCTGCAGCTCTTAATAAATCGAGTACCAGACAAAATGTATCGGAAGCAAGAATACAAACATTAGAAAAATTACTATTAAATGCTTTTTCTTATGTTTTAATTTTTATCTTTGTCGTTATGTTTTTCGGCATTATTGAACAACCAATTGGTCCTCTCCTTGCTGGTGCAGGGGTTGTAGGTTTAGCGATCGGCTTTGGTGCCCAAGGATTAGTAAGCGACATTGTAACTGGATTTTTTATCTTATTGGAAAAACAGATCGATGTCGGAGATTATGTGACAGCTGCTGGATACGACGGAATTGTGGAAGAAGTTGGTTTAAGAACTACAAAAATTCGTGGATTTAATGGTACCCTACACTACGTACCGAACAGAGAAATTGCAGGTGTCAGTAACCACTCTAGAGGAAATATGCGTGCACTAGTCGATATTGGAATTAGTTATGATGACAATATAGATCAAGCAATGGCTGTATTAAAAAGTGTTTGTGAAGAATTCCAAACAGATTCTCGTTTTACAGAGGGTCCTGATGTATTAGGTGTACAAGCCTTCGGTTCTAGTGAGGTTGTATTACGCATCATTGGTAAAACGGAAAATATGGAACAATGGAGCGCAGAAAGAGATATTCGTAAACGTATTAAAGAAGCATTTGATGAAAACAATATCGAAATCCCATTCCCTCATCAAGTGTATGTACAAAAGAATAATTAA